The Chloroflexota bacterium genomic sequence CCATCCCTCCGCGGCCGCGCGCTGCTCGGCGATGGTTCGCACCGCCTCGCCCACCGCTCCCAGCACGAGGACGCCTGCGGTGTCCAGCATGAACGCCAGCAGGGCCTGGCCCTGTCGGTGCAGGTCGTTCACCCGCATCTCCAGTTCCAGCCCGATGGTCCACACGGCCACGAGGACGCGACGCGCCTCTCGTACAAACGCCGCACCCTGCCCCATCTTCAGTTCGCGCGCCCCGTTGGATGTGCGTAGCACAAGGGCGTCGTCCGACGCGCCGGCCACCTCAAACTCGTCCCAGACCGCCACCGGACGGGCCAAATCCAGCGCCATCAGCGCCGCCATGTCGGCGGCTTGGCGCGCCAGCGGGCTGTGGGATTTGCGGTGGCCCGCGCGCACCTGGGATTCCAGGATGGCCTCCGACGTCAGGGTTATGGGAATGTCGCGCACGATGGTCGCCATTCGGCTCCTCGTGGAGAGTCGCCCGCGCCGCGCTACTTGGCTTGCGCAGCCTTGAGGCGTTTCTTGTAGTCCTTCAAGTACCGCATGGCGTAATCATCGCGGCCCAGGATGAGATCGGTCGCCAGAATCGCAGGCCGCACCTTGGCCGCGTCCACAATCGGGCAGTTGACGCCGCGCAGGATGGCCATGGCCAGGAAGACGCCGTTGATGGTCTCGCGCTCGGGCAGGCCGAACGAGATGTTGCTGGCGCCCAGGGTCATGTTCACGCCCAACTCCTCGCGCACCATGCGGATGGCGTCCAGCGTTACCAGGCCGGCGCGGGAATCGGCGCCCACGGTGAGGGCCAGGCAGTCAATGACCACATCCTGGCGCGGGATGCCCATGGCTTCGGCGCGCTCCACGATGCGGCGGGCCACCGCCAGGCGGCCGTCCGCGGTCGGCGGAATGCCCTGCTCGTCCATGGCAAGCCCGATGACGGCGGCGCCGAATTCGGCCACCAGCGGCAGGACGCGGTCCAGGCTGGCCGGTTCGCCGTTGACCGAGTTCACCAGCGGCTTGCCGTTGGGGGCCAACTCGCGGTACAGGCCCAGCGCCGCGCGCAAGGCGGCGGGGTTGGCGCTGTCTATGCAGAGTGGAACGTCCACCGTCTCGGCCACCAGTCGCACGGCCTTCGGCAACAGGTCCACCTCGTCAACGCCGGCGGCGCCCACATTCACGTCCAGAACGTCGGCGCCGGCGTCTACCTGGGCCTCGGCTTCCTGGCGCACGATGTCCAGGTTGCCCTCGGCCAGGGCCGCAGCCAAGCGCTTCTTGCCGGTGGGGTTGATTCGCTCGCCGATGAGGACGGTGGGCCTGTCGGGGCTAATGACTACGGTCTTG encodes the following:
- a CDS encoding dihydropteroate synthase translates to METVLRSARKTVVISPDRPTVLIGERINPTGKKRLAAALAEGNLDIVRQEAEAQVDAGADVLDVNVGAAGVDEVDLLPKAVRLVAETVDVPLCIDSANPAALRAALGLYRELAPNGKPLVNSVNGEPASLDRVLPLVAEFGAAVIGLAMDEQGIPPTADGRLAVARRIVERAEAMGIPRQDVVIDCLALTVGADSRAGLVTLDAIRMVREELGVNMTLGASNISFGLPERETINGVFLAMAILRGVNCPIVDAAKVRPAILATDLILGRDDYAMRYLKDYKKRLKAAQAK